The following are encoded in a window of Microbacterium sp. LWO13-1.2 genomic DNA:
- a CDS encoding YhgE/Pip domain-containing protein: MKNILQVFRHDLRRATSNVMAVIVLFGLVIIPSLFTWFNVMASWNPFENTKNLTVAVANTDEGYQSDLVPIRLNVGEQVQSALRANDDLHWVFTSKEEAIDGTKSGEYYAAIVLPPTFSADMMTFYSNGAERTEIEYYTNEKKNALAPKITEQGAGEVSTTINEVFTEKLSEAGLNIITSLSTYLDDADTQATLSRLQAHVSEVAAQLRAGSATADMFTSLIASSRPLVDSASELATASGDALRGATGALGNGKDAAQSLKDILASTAATLGGALSGTADSYQAVADSVDDVFSSMSAQSQSSADTIRAVAARVQTQIDQQQELRDTLVNDVRPLLPESALDSFDRAVSRIDGAIARQQELHDRLDEAATHITDTDADVQATHAEITGLIAEAKAAVKDAQNAYTGSLQPKLDALAETLAVIGGNIDSIGNDLSSVAESLSGSDSLSTVLADAESLTTDIWGSLTETADRFDALAAALTKAIDTGDLSELTKVIGADPRALATHLAEPVSLERVPVFSVVSFGAAMTPLYTVLALWVGALLISVSIRVDPPQGGASELPLLSPTQTYLGRFGIFALVGFLQSTLVCLGSVLFTQVQPEHPFLLILTGWVMSLVFTLIIYTFVVTFGNAGKALAVLMLVVQISSSGGAYPLQVLPQWFQNVSPFLPATHAVNAMRSAIAGIYNNDFWVSLGLLSAFILPALLLGLVLRLPLIGFNKKLLRALASTKLM; the protein is encoded by the coding sequence ATGAAGAACATCCTGCAGGTGTTCCGACACGACCTGCGCCGGGCGACGAGCAACGTCATGGCCGTCATCGTGCTGTTCGGGCTGGTCATCATCCCTTCGCTGTTCACATGGTTCAACGTCATGGCCAGCTGGAATCCGTTCGAGAACACCAAGAACCTGACCGTCGCGGTCGCCAACACCGACGAGGGATATCAGAGCGATCTTGTTCCGATCCGCCTGAACGTCGGCGAGCAGGTGCAGTCGGCGCTGCGCGCGAACGACGATCTGCACTGGGTGTTCACCTCGAAGGAAGAGGCGATCGACGGCACGAAATCCGGCGAGTACTACGCCGCGATCGTGCTTCCGCCGACCTTCAGCGCCGACATGATGACGTTCTACTCGAACGGCGCCGAGCGCACCGAGATCGAGTACTACACCAACGAGAAGAAGAACGCCCTCGCTCCGAAGATCACCGAGCAGGGTGCAGGCGAGGTCTCCACCACCATCAACGAGGTGTTCACGGAGAAGCTCAGCGAGGCCGGCCTGAACATCATCACCTCGCTGTCCACGTATCTCGACGACGCCGACACGCAGGCGACGCTGTCGCGCCTGCAGGCACACGTCAGCGAAGTCGCCGCGCAACTGCGCGCCGGCTCGGCGACGGCCGACATGTTCACGTCTCTGATCGCCTCGAGCAGACCCCTGGTCGACAGTGCCTCCGAGCTCGCAACGGCGTCCGGCGATGCGCTGCGCGGCGCCACCGGCGCACTCGGCAATGGGAAAGATGCCGCCCAGTCGCTGAAGGACATCCTCGCCTCGACGGCGGCGACGCTCGGCGGCGCCCTGTCCGGCACGGCCGACAGCTATCAGGCCGTCGCCGACAGCGTCGACGACGTGTTCTCGTCGATGAGTGCGCAGTCGCAGAGCTCGGCCGACACGATCCGAGCCGTGGCGGCCCGGGTGCAGACGCAGATCGACCAGCAGCAGGAGCTGCGCGACACCCTGGTGAACGACGTTCGCCCGCTCCTGCCCGAGTCGGCGCTGGACTCGTTCGATCGGGCCGTGTCGCGGATCGATGGCGCGATCGCGCGACAGCAGGAGCTGCACGATCGCCTCGACGAAGCAGCGACGCACATCACCGACACCGATGCCGACGTTCAGGCCACGCACGCCGAGATCACCGGCCTGATCGCCGAGGCGAAGGCTGCCGTGAAGGATGCTCAGAACGCCTACACCGGCAGCCTGCAGCCGAAACTCGATGCGCTCGCCGAGACGCTCGCCGTCATCGGCGGCAACATCGACTCGATCGGCAACGATCTCTCGTCCGTGGCGGAGTCGCTCTCTGGATCCGACTCCCTGAGCACGGTTCTGGCGGACGCCGAGTCGCTGACGACCGACATCTGGGGCTCGCTCACCGAGACAGCAGATCGTTTCGATGCCCTCGCGGCCGCGCTGACGAAGGCCATCGATACCGGTGACCTCAGCGAACTCACGAAGGTCATCGGTGCGGATCCGCGGGCGCTGGCAACCCATCTCGCGGAACCCGTGTCGCTCGAGCGGGTCCCGGTCTTCTCGGTCGTCAGCTTCGGCGCGGCGATGACTCCGCTCTACACCGTGCTCGCGCTCTGGGTTGGAGCTCTCCTGATCTCTGTGTCGATCCGGGTCGACCCTCCGCAGGGCGGGGCCTCCGAGCTCCCTCTCCTCTCCCCCACTCAGACGTACCTCGGCAGGTTCGGCATCTTCGCGCTCGTCGGGTTCCTGCAGAGCACGCTCGTGTGTCTCGGCAGCGTGCTGTTCACCCAGGTGCAGCCAGAGCATCCGTTCCTGCTCATCCTGACCGGGTGGGTGATGTCGCTGGTGTTCACACTGATCATCTACACGTTCGTGGTGACATTCGGAAACGCGGGAAAGGCGTTGGCCGTGCTGATGCTCGTCGTGCAGATCTCCAGTTCCGGTGGCGCCTACCCGCTGCAGGTGCTTCCGCAGTGGTTCCAGAACGTCAGTCCGTTCCTGCCTGCCACGCACGCGGTCAACGCGATGCGCTCCGCGATCGCCGGCATCTACAACAACGACTTCTGGGTCTCGTTGGGCTTGCTGTCCGCGTTCATCCTGCCCGCCCTGCTGCTCGGCCTGGTGCTGCGCCTGCCGCTCATCGGCTTCAACAAGAAGCTGCTGCGCGCCCTGGCGTCCACGAAACTCATGTGA
- a CDS encoding penicillin acylase family protein, which yields MTTDSQATAAPSRPSLGVRVGRIAFLVIASIVVLAVGAAFFVTWTIQRSFPQTAGEVALEGLKAEVTVQRDERGVPTITADSTDDLFYAQGFVHAQDRFFEMDFRRHVTSGRVAEMFGESQAGTDAFLRTLGWRDVAEQEVEAMDETTLSYYESYADGVNAYLSSRSGAELSLEYAVIGMQNPDYAPEPWEPADSVAWLKAMAWDLRGNVEDETDRALLAATLDEDTAQATLEQLYPAYPFGENPVIVPKISTLPVLDTGAEAASTGPMGDGELQQASTTVQWQETSGVIEAASVLVGDIGEGIGSNSWVVSGALTETGLPLLANDPHLGASLPSVWYQVQLKCSEVNEACPFDAGGFSFSGLPGIVIGHNAQIAWGFTNLTTDVTDLYVERIEGDQYWRDGALVPLEERTETIKVAGGDDIELTIRSTVHGPIISGLADDFTAIADDPVPALGTAGATPPAGGDDAEYAVSLRWTALDPGTASTAVFALSTAQNFDDFRRAASLFDVPAQNLIYADSEGNIGYQTPGRLPIRGAGDGWMPQPGWDSSYDWTGFIPFDELPVSYNPSSGYVVTANNAIVTDDYDYFLSRDWDYGYRAARIAHLIERRAATAPLTAQDMRAIQMDNEMWVGKQLAIAMSDVDVDGAGTAAAVDLLLTWDAQNSASSAAAAYANVLWSNLAQNLFAERETALPLGDQGRMSTVLAALLDDPSDPLWTNQKIGVKGMEEMLALSAEEAYRELVTLQGDAMTRWNWGDLHAITLTSDTLGSSGIAPIEALFNRGPFPVSGGSSIVNATGWELGTSYATTTVPSMRMVVDLSDFDASTWNHFTGASGHAFHANYTDQTTDWAAGIQNPWPFTAKAVAKATVETLVLTPAG from the coding sequence ATGACGACTGATTCGCAGGCGACAGCTGCACCCTCCCGACCCTCGCTAGGGGTGCGCGTCGGCCGCATCGCGTTCCTCGTGATCGCATCCATCGTCGTGCTCGCCGTCGGTGCCGCGTTCTTCGTCACCTGGACCATCCAGCGCTCGTTCCCGCAGACCGCCGGCGAGGTCGCGCTCGAAGGGCTGAAGGCCGAGGTCACCGTCCAGCGCGACGAACGTGGTGTGCCGACCATCACCGCCGACTCGACCGATGATCTGTTCTACGCCCAGGGATTCGTGCACGCGCAGGACCGCTTCTTCGAGATGGACTTCCGCCGCCACGTGACCAGCGGGCGCGTCGCCGAGATGTTCGGCGAATCGCAGGCGGGAACGGATGCCTTCCTCCGCACGCTCGGCTGGCGAGACGTCGCCGAGCAGGAGGTCGAGGCGATGGACGAGACGACCCTCAGCTACTACGAGTCCTATGCAGACGGCGTGAATGCGTACCTCTCCTCCCGCTCGGGTGCCGAGCTCTCACTGGAATATGCCGTCATCGGCATGCAGAACCCGGACTATGCCCCTGAGCCGTGGGAACCCGCGGATTCCGTGGCCTGGCTGAAGGCGATGGCCTGGGACCTCCGAGGCAACGTCGAAGACGAGACCGATCGTGCGCTGCTCGCCGCGACGCTCGACGAGGACACGGCGCAGGCCACTCTCGAGCAGCTCTACCCGGCGTACCCGTTCGGCGAAAACCCGGTGATCGTCCCCAAGATCTCCACGCTGCCGGTTCTCGACACCGGCGCCGAGGCGGCCTCCACCGGCCCGATGGGCGACGGAGAACTGCAGCAGGCGTCGACGACGGTCCAGTGGCAGGAGACGTCAGGCGTCATCGAGGCGGCGAGCGTGCTGGTGGGCGATATCGGAGAAGGAATCGGCTCCAACTCGTGGGTCGTCTCCGGCGCACTCACCGAGACCGGGTTGCCGCTCCTCGCGAACGACCCGCACCTCGGCGCATCCCTGCCTTCGGTCTGGTACCAGGTGCAGCTCAAGTGCTCCGAAGTGAACGAGGCCTGCCCGTTCGATGCCGGCGGCTTCTCGTTCTCCGGACTCCCGGGCATCGTCATCGGCCACAACGCGCAGATCGCCTGGGGGTTCACGAACCTCACCACCGATGTCACCGACCTCTACGTCGAGCGGATCGAGGGCGACCAGTACTGGCGCGACGGCGCTCTCGTCCCGCTCGAGGAGCGGACCGAGACCATCAAGGTCGCTGGCGGCGACGACATCGAGCTCACCATCCGCTCCACCGTGCACGGTCCGATCATCTCGGGTCTCGCGGATGACTTCACGGCGATCGCCGACGACCCCGTACCCGCTCTCGGAACCGCCGGAGCGACTCCCCCGGCGGGCGGGGACGACGCGGAGTACGCGGTGAGTCTTCGCTGGACCGCGCTCGACCCCGGCACGGCATCGACCGCCGTCTTCGCACTCTCCACGGCGCAGAACTTCGACGACTTCCGCCGCGCGGCGTCGCTGTTCGACGTGCCGGCCCAGAACCTGATCTACGCCGACTCCGAGGGGAACATCGGTTATCAGACACCAGGGCGCCTGCCGATCCGCGGGGCGGGAGACGGATGGATGCCGCAGCCCGGCTGGGACAGCAGCTACGACTGGACCGGATTCATCCCGTTCGACGAACTGCCGGTGTCGTACAACCCGAGCTCGGGATACGTCGTCACCGCGAACAACGCGATCGTGACAGACGACTACGACTACTTCCTCTCCCGGGACTGGGACTACGGTTACCGAGCGGCCCGGATCGCGCATCTGATCGAGCGTCGCGCAGCGACCGCCCCTCTGACCGCTCAGGACATGCGCGCCATCCAGATGGACAACGAGATGTGGGTCGGCAAGCAGCTGGCCATCGCGATGTCGGATGTCGACGTCGACGGCGCGGGTACCGCAGCAGCCGTGGACCTGCTCCTCACCTGGGATGCCCAGAACTCGGCGTCGTCGGCGGCCGCGGCCTATGCGAACGTCCTGTGGTCGAACCTCGCGCAGAACCTGTTCGCCGAGCGGGAGACCGCCCTGCCCCTCGGAGACCAGGGGCGCATGTCCACCGTGCTCGCCGCGCTCCTCGACGATCCGTCGGACCCGCTCTGGACCAACCAGAAGATCGGGGTGAAGGGCATGGAAGAGATGCTCGCCCTCTCCGCCGAGGAGGCATACCGGGAACTCGTCACCCTGCAGGGCGATGCGATGACGCGATGGAACTGGGGTGATCTGCACGCGATCACCCTCACCAGCGACACGCTCGGGTCGTCCGGCATCGCACCCATCGAGGCCCTCTTCAACCGCGGTCCGTTCCCGGTGAGCGGAGGCTCGTCGATCGTGAACGCGACCGGTTGGGAGCTGGGTACGTCCTACGCCACGACCACGGTGCCGTCGATGCGCATGGTGGTCGACCTGTCCGACTTCGACGCCTCCACCTGGAACCATTTCACCGGTGCCTCCGGGCACGCGTTCCACGCGAACTACACCGATCAGACCACGGACTGGGCAGCCGGCATCCAGAACCCCTGGCCGTTCACGGCGAAGGCCGTGGCCAAGGCGACCGTCGAAACCCTGGTGCTGACTCCGGCCGGTTAG